The following proteins come from a genomic window of Vallitaleaceae bacterium 9-2:
- the recO gene encoding DNA repair protein RecO: protein MPTLIKTKGIVLHEMPIKEQDKRILLFSIDYGKMVVFANGAKRSKSSLLAGTQPFVFGEFHLYEGKNSYTLKQVDITETFYSLREDLKSLYYGLYFLEVCGQVIQEMDPNKELLRLLYATLTALKKKTQTPEVIRRVFEFRSLSTLGFEPDLSQDATGISQEALAILGFMQRVKIGRLYHFRIEQQRFEEITRVIDRYFNYYIGGNYKSLDFVGLLDDEG, encoded by the coding sequence ATGCCAACGCTGATTAAAACAAAAGGGATCGTACTGCATGAGATGCCCATAAAAGAACAAGATAAGCGCATTTTGCTTTTTTCGATTGATTATGGGAAAATGGTTGTTTTTGCTAATGGTGCTAAACGCTCTAAAAGTAGCCTATTAGCAGGAACGCAACCCTTTGTTTTTGGGGAATTTCATTTATATGAAGGAAAAAACAGCTATACCTTAAAGCAAGTTGATATCACGGAGACCTTTTATAGTCTAAGGGAAGATTTAAAAAGTTTATATTATGGGCTTTATTTTTTAGAAGTGTGTGGACAGGTTATTCAAGAAATGGATCCAAATAAAGAATTATTAAGATTGCTGTATGCAACCCTTACAGCGCTAAAAAAGAAAACCCAAACACCAGAAGTGATTCGACGCGTCTTTGAATTTCGTTCACTTTCAACTTTAGGTTTTGAACCAGATTTGTCGCAAGATGCGACAGGTATATCCCAAGAAGCCCTTGCAATCTTGGGCTTTATGCAACGGGTTAAGATTGGACGATTATATCATTTTAGGATTGAGCAACAGCGTTTCGAAGAAATCACAAGGGTGATTGATCGATATTTTAACTATTATATTGGCGGTAACTATAAATCTCTTGATTTTGTTGGATTACTAGATGACGAAGGATAA